Proteins encoded together in one Salvelinus namaycush isolate Seneca chromosome 26, SaNama_1.0, whole genome shotgun sequence window:
- the LOC120020920 gene encoding arylsulfatase I-like: MHAATSLSMVSFLSFGYLSMEWTKPNKVEEHTQNDSSITFEPKQPPHIIFILTDDQGFNDIGYHNPDIRTPTLDKLASEGVKLENYYVQPICTPSRSQLITGRYQIHTGLQHSIIRPRQPNCLPLDMTTLPQRLQEAGYATHMVGKWHLGFYRKECLPTRRGFHSYFGSLTGSVDYYTYGSCDGPGLCGYDLHEGETVAWGRGGKFSTHLYTQRVRKILSTHDPSRQPLFMFLSLQAVHTPLQSPKAYIYPYRGMGNVARRKYAALVSIVDEAVRNVTYALRKYDYYRNSVLIFSTDNGAQPFTGGSNWPLRGRKGTYWEGGVRGVGFVHSPLLRNKRRVSKALMHITDWYPTLVGLAGGNVSLTEGLDGYNMWPTISEGKESPRLEILHNIDPLHRRTGLPPTGSGQEAQHLWDTAVQAAIRVGDWKLLTGDPGHGDWVPPQVLANFPGSWWTLERTTGGTGKSVWLFNITVDPYERSDLALQRPDVVKQLLARLAYYNRTAVPVRFPTDDPRANPDRNGGAWVPWVRGDEDEQKWNGVYKKGRNKRKKKCKMGKLRSFFKKLNTRIMSNRI; this comes from the exons ATGCACGCAGCTACCAGCCTCTCAATGGTCAGTTTTCTAAGTTTTGGCTACCTATCCATGGAATGGACCAAGCCGAATAAAGTGGAGGAGCACACTCAAAACGATTCCTCTATTACGTTTGAGCCCAAACAACCACCACACATCATATTCATACTGACGGATGACCAAGGCTTCAATGACATAGGTTATCACAACCCGGACATTCGTACTCCAACTCTAGACAAACTTGCCTCCGAAGGGGTAAAGCTGGAGAATTACTACGTTCAACCTATCTGCACTCCGTCACGCAGTCAGCTGATCACGGGCAG ATACCAGATCCACACAGGCCTTCAGCATTCCATCATCCGGCCTCGACAGCCCAACTGCCTCCCCCTGGACATGACCACGCTCCCACAGCGACTGCAGGAAGCAGGGTACGCTACTCACATGGTGGGCAAATGGCATCTTGGCTTCTACAGGAAGGAGTGTCTGCCCACGCGCCGAGGCTTCCACAGCTACTTTGGCTCTCTGACGGGCAGTGTGGACTACTACACGTATGGTTCCTGTGACGGACCAGGCCTGTGTGGCTACGACCTCCACGAGGGGGAGACCGTGGCCTGGGGCCGTGGAGGCAAGTTCTCCACCCACCTCTACACACAGAGGGTACGCAAGATCCTGTCCACTCATGACCCGTCCCGCCAGCCCCTCttcatgttcctctctctccaggcagtCCACACGCCCCTTCAGTCACCCAAGGCCTACATCTACCCCTACCGCGGGATGGGGAACGTAGCCAGAAGGAAGTACGCAGCCTTGGTGTCCATCGTAGACGAGGCTGTACGCAATGTTACCTACGCTCTGCGTAAGTACGACTACTATCGCAACAGTGTGCTCATCTTCTCCACTGACAACGGTGCCCAGCCGTTCACTGGGGGGAGTAACTGGCCCCTACGGGGGCGTAAGGGGACCTACTGGGAGGGAGGGGTCCGTGGGGTGGGCTTCGTACACAGCCCACTGCTGCGTAACAAGCGGAGGGTCTCCAAGGCCCTCATGCACATCACTGACTGGTATCCAACCCTGGTGGGTCTGGCTGGGGGTAACGTGTCACTGACTGAGGGTCTGGATGGCTACAATATGTGGCCAACCATCAGTGAAGGCAAAGAGTCTCCACGCCTGGAGATACTCCATAACATTGATCCGCTCCATCGGCGCACTGGCCTGCCCCCAACTGGTTCTGGGCAGGAGGCCCAGCATTTGTGGGACACCGCGGTCCAGGCTGCCATCCGGGTGGGGGACTGGAAGCTGCTAACAGGGGACCCGGGCCATGGAGACTGGGTCCCACCACAGGTACTGGCCAACTTCCCCGGCAGCTGGTGGACCCTGGAGCGGACCACTGGAGGAACAGGGAAGTCTGTGTGGCTCTTTAACATCACAGTAGACCCCTATGAACGCAGTGACCTGGCGCTGCAGAGGCCTGATGTGGTCAAACAGCTGTTAGCACGTCTGGCCTACTACAACCGCACTGCCGTCCCGGTCCGGTTCCCAACTGACGACCCCCGGGCCAACCCAGACCGCAACGGGGGGGCCTGGGTACCTTGGGTCCGGGGGGACGAAGACGAGCAGAAATGGAACGGGGTCTACAAAAAGGGGAGGAATAAAAGGAAGAAGAAATGCAAGATGGGTAAACTGAGATCCTTTTTCAAGAAACTGAATACAAGGATAATGTCCAATAGAATATGA